GCATAAGTCACGAAGGAAATTACTGGCGCTTGATGGCGTTCAAAAACAATAAATTTGAGTCCATTATCGAGACGAAACTCTGTCACTCGCTTAATCGCTTGATCTAGATAAGGTTGTATTGAACTAGAAACTGGTTGAGTTTGAGTTTTGCTTTTTTGCAGTGGTTGTTGAGGAGGAGATGCTGTCTGAATTTGGGCTACAGCAACTTCTGGTACTAACTTCCAGAATATAATTGTGAGGGCTATCAATATTGCCAACAGCCAACGCAATCTAACTGCACTAGGAATCAAGCGTTTAAGCTTAGCTAACAGCATATATTTCGCTATTTTGGTAGTAGCAGATCGACTCAGCTAATCAGCATTCAACTTGGATTTTTATGTCTTAGCCAAAATTTAGCAGTCAGTAACCAACAGATTACTTTCACTCTCAATTAGAAACTGAAAATTAAAAAATGTCTTTTAATTATTTCTCAGTCAAATTTTGTATTTTCCTCAAGAATCTAGCTGCTTTAATTGAGAGGAATTTATACCACCATGCAGATCAGCTTACTATCTATTATTAATAGGCAAGTGTAGATATACCCCTGACTATATTCATCCCCCAAATGCTGTATGCTTGTGCTTTGGTTTGAATCTGCCTGTAGATAGCTGCAATTTTGTCCTGATAATCATAGCATTCTATCGATTGTGCGATACTGAATTGCTTCCGCTACATGATGAGATTGCAGGTCATCTTCTCCGGCTAAATCTGCAATAGTGCGGGCAACTTTGAGAATGCGATCGCTCGCCCTCGCTGATAAACCTAATTTATTGATTGCTGCTTCTAATAAAGAACGACTAGCATCATCTAACTTGCACCATAGTGGCAGATGTCGGCTTTGCATTTGAGCATTGCAACGCAGATTTGTTTCTGTTTGGAAGCGGTGAATACTGCGATCGCGTGCTTGTTGAACTCTTTCCCTGACAGATTTTGATGACTCTCCTGTGGGTTGTTGAGTAATTTCTTCTGGTTTGAGGCGATTCACCGCCACCTGCAAATCAATTCTGTCCATCAACGGCCCAGAAAGCTTTGCCCAATATTGTTCTCTTTGTCTGGGCGAACAGGTACACTGTTGAATGGTATCGCCGTAGTAACCGCAAGGACAGGGATTAGTACTCGCCACTAAAGTAAACTGCGCGGGAAAAACCACAGATTGTTTTGTGCGGGAAATGGTCACATAACCATCTTCTAAAGGCTGACGCAGAAATTCTAAAACATCCCGTTTAAATTCCGTAAGTTCATCGAGAAAAAGTATACCACGATGAGATAACGAGATTTCCCCAGGACGGGGAAAACTACCACCACCAACCAAAGAAGGGCCGGATGCAGAATGGTGAGGACTGCGAAAAGGGCGATCGCGCACTAAAGAACCACGATTTTTTAATAATCCAGCGACAGAATGAATCCGAGTTACTTCCAAAGCTTCCGAAAATTCCAGCGGTGGTAAAATTCCAGATAAACGTCTAGCTAACATTGTTTTCCCACTTCCGGGAGGGCCGACAAATATCAATTATCTATAGCTCTTAAAAACAATTCTTTAAAGTAAACAACAACAATATTGACACAGAGCCAGCCTCATCGTAGAATACTTACACAAAGCTTTTCCACAAAGTAATAAACGTCTACAAAGTATCGTGAAAGTACAAAGGGTACGTATCCCTAACAGCGATAAAATCACATGGACAGTTTTAGGTACTGACTATTTGCCAGTTGCTCCAATTGAGCAATTTTTAAGGTATTTAGAAAGTGTAGAGAGATCGCCCAATACGATTAGATCTTATGCTCACCATCTAAAGCTTTACTGGGAATACCTACAAGCGCATAACCTAGATTGGACGCAAATGGGTGTCATTGAGCTTGCTGAATTCATGGCATGGCTTAGAAGTCCTAATCCCCAAGGAGTTTTATCAATTCAAGAGCAAGAAGCAAAGCGCACAGAATCAACAGTAAATCTGATTCTGACATCAATTTGTATGCTCTATGATTTTCATGAAAAAACAGGCAAGGTTCCGTACATTCCACTTTATCGGTCACAGGTAATGCCTGGGCGGAAATACAAAGGCTTCCTGCACCATATCACTAAAAGTAAACTAGTCAGAACTCGTTTGCTCAAACTGAAAGAGCCAAAACGCTTACCCAAAACACTTTCTCCTGAGCAAGTAGAGGAATTAATTAATTCCTGCACTCGACTCAGAGATAAATTTCTACTTTGTTTGTTACATGAAAGTGGTATGCGAATTGGACAAGCTTTGGGTTTAAGACATGAGGATATTCATTCTTGGGATAATTTAATTAAAGTCACTCCCAAAGACAACAATGCCAATGGCGCTCGTGCAAAAACTAAGTCTTCTTATAATCTTCATGTCTCAAAAGAATTGATGGGCTTATATAGCAAATATCTGCAAGATGAATTCATGGAGATACTTGGCAACGACCTTAGCGATTATGTCTTTGTCAATCTGTGGGACGGAAGGATTGGTTCTCCTATGACTTATAGCAATGTTATGGATTTGTTCAATCGCCTCAAAAGGAAAACTGGTATCGCTGTTCACCCCCACATGTTTCGCCATACTCATGCCACAGAACTAATTCGTCAGGGTGTAGGCATGGCTTATGTGCAAAAAAGATTAGACCATGCCAGCATTCAAACCACGTTCAACACCTATGTTCATGTCAACGACGAAGACATGAAAAGAGAATTGAGCCAATACTTAAATAATGGATATGATACAGAATCAGCAGACAATTCAGACACAGAATAAAGTTTACAAATTTGTTAATTGCCCAAGGTGCAAAAGTACTAGTTTTAGAAAAAATGGTAAAAATCCATCTGGCACTCAAATATATAAATGTAGCCAGTGTGGAAGAACTTTTACTCCAGATGCACCAAATTTAATTCAAGAAAATCATGAAATCGATGTCAATCCTAAATCTGAATATTCTAAAGATATTTGGGATTGTCGTGCATTGGGGGTTGAAGGGGGTGTAGGAAAATCTAGCTATAAGCTAAATTTTATTCCTATTAAACAGAAATGGTTGAAAGAAACAGCAAAAACCTATTTAAAAGTCTGTTTGAGTTCTATCACATTTGCGTCTGTACAAGAAAAACTTTATTCAATCAGAAAATTATCAAAGTTCTTGGCAGAAAACTACCCAGATATTACTCCAGAAAATATAGATAGAGATATCATCACTGAGTACACAATATATTTGGCAGGTCAAAAATTAGCATCAAGTACCCGTTATAAGTGTATTAGCGATGCAAAGCTATTATTTGATGCTGCTTATCAATATCAATGGCTTGATGTCCGAAGGTATTTGGTTCGTCCGGAAGATTTCCCCAAGAAAGAAAAACGACTCCCTCGCTACATTCCAGAGGAAGTCATGCAGCAACTCAATCAATACCTAGATGATTTGGCAGAGCCAATAATGAGAATGGTATTGGTGCTGCAAGAGTGTGGGATGCGAATTTCAGAGCTAGTAAATCTCAATTTTGATTGTTTATTACAGGATAAGACTGGAGATTGGTTTTTAAAATATTACCAATTCAAGATGAAAAAGGAAATTACTATACCTATTTCAAGAGAGCTTGTCAGAGTTATTCAAGAGCAACAGAGATACATCCGTCAACATTTTACTCAAAAAGAATTTAACTGTTTATTCTGTGCAAATGTAGGGGCAGTTAGACCTAATTTTATTCCGTCCCCTCGTGTGATGATGCGGAAAACATTACCCAATCATCTTAACCGTTTAGCCAAGAGAAGAAATATTTGTGACAACTCTGGCAATTTGTGGCATTTTCAAAATCATGCTTTTCGGCATACAGTAGGGACGCGAATGATAAATAATGGTGTTCCTCAGCATATTGTTCAGAGATATTTAGGGCATGAATCACCTAATATGACTTCTGTTTACGCTCATATTCACGACCAGACAATGAAAGAAGAAATTGCAAAGTTTCAAGGCAAGGTCGTGAATGTTGTGGGGCAAGTTGTCGAACCTAATGACGTACAAGCAGATATATCTGACTTGCAATGGTTCAAACGAAATATTCAAGCGCAAGCATTACCAAACGGTTCTTGCGCTTTACCCATAATTTCTCAAGGATGTCCTCATGCCAATGCTTGCTTGACTTGCACTCATTTTCGTACAACTGCCGAGTATTTGTCAGAGCATAGACAGCAGTTAGATCAGACTAACCAACTTCTTCAAAAAGCTGAGGCTAATGGCTGGGTGCGCCAAGTTGAAATGAATCAGAAGGTGAAATCCAACCTAGAAAAAATCATTGAAACATTGGAGGCAGATTCAAATGACGGTTGAGCGTAATATTGAGGGACTGCGCGACAATGCTCAAAGGAAACGCGAAGAGACAAGAGAAAAAGCAGAGCGAGGAATTCAGCAGCTAATTAGGGAAAAGCGAACTATTAACTTTAACACAGTGGCAGAAGTTTCTGGAGTTAGCAAAGCTTGGCTCTATAAAGAACATGATACTAGATCTCAAATAGAACATCTCAGGCAGAATCAAGCTCAATCACAGAAAGTGCCACCAAAGCAAAAAACCTCAGATGCCTCCAAAGATGCAATCATTAAAACCCTCAAAGAAAGAATTAAAAAAATTGAAGCTGAAAACAGAGGGTTGCGCGACCAGCACGAAGCGATTTATGGACGAATACTTCAAGCTTCGGAGATAGAGCATAAATTAGAAAGACTAGAAGCAGAAAATGCCAAGTTAAGAAAGGAATTAGAAGAATGTCGTTCTCATTCACACAAATCTTCTGTGTCTAAAATATCTAACCTCCAATCTGTTTCCTCTAAAAAGACAGGGAAAATTAGTGATGTCATTAAAAGCGAGTTAAACGCTTTAGGCATTGAACTAAACAGTACTCTTGTATCTAAGATAAAGAATGCAGAAGAAGATGTGGTTTTAAACGCAATTGAGGCATTAAAGGAGCAATTGCAGTATAAAGTAATTCCAAGTCCAGGAGGGTGGCTTGTTAAAGCAATTGATGGTGAGTGGAAGCCAAATAAACCCCTTGGTGAAACTCGTTCCGCAGATGTGTTCGCGGAGTGGTACGGACTGGCAAGAGAACAAGGAATTGTGACTGGAAGTCGGAAGGCAGAAGATGACTCTGTGTGGGTTCAAGAAAACACTGGTCAGTGGGTTCCGTTTGAAGAATTTTCGTCAAGATGGACAATTGAATATTTGCGATTAAAATCTAAATAGCAGAGTTATCTGTTTAAAAATTTAAAAGTAAGAATTCTTACCTCTTAGAAAATAGCACAATCCTCCTAATTAGATTTTTAATTAGGAGGATCATTCTATTTAGAAAATAAAATACAAGAAATCTCTTAATTTAAAAATAAAAGGTAAGGATTCTTACAATTAGATTTTAAATAGGAGAATCCTCCTAATTAGATTTTAAATGGGAGAATTCTCCCATTTAAAATTATTAAACGCAACAAAATATTTTATTATGACTCTAACAAAAATTTCTTACGAGCTTTACGGTATTATCGTACAACAACGTATTTGCGATGGATATGTTAATGCAACGCAATTATGCAAAGCACATAAGGAAATAACTGGAGAAGAAAAACTTCCAAAGTATTGGCTAATACTTGAGTCAACTAAAGATATTTTAATCAAGCTTTCTGAGATAGTATCTATGCCTGTGGAGAGCTTAGTAGAAGTGACTCAAGGTAAATATGGTGGAACATGGCTACATCCACGGCTGGTTGTTAGATTCACGATGTGGTTGAATAATGATTTCTCTCTTCAAGTTGAGGATTGGGTTCAAAAATGGTTTTCGGCTGAACAGAAGCCAGTTCAGATTTCATTTAGCGAATTAAATAGTCTTATGGGGTTGCTGGATACTGCTATACAAGCAGCAGAAATGACCCATACAATTCTGCATGGTTTAACATACTTTCTTAATAGGGCTAGAGAAAATCTAGAAACAATTAGAAGCCTTGAAGATGCGGAAACTATAGTTAATAACAGTATTTATCAGCAGCAAATAGAGAAGGCGGAAAATAGACTTTACAATTTAGCTGATAGAGTAGAAAAGCTTAGGTTGATGAATTCTTCTCAGAAAAATGAAGTTATACATACAATTAACTTAGATATAAATGATTACCAAAAAAGTAAAGAAAGCGTGCTGGATATTTGCAGCCAAACACACAAATCTAAAATACTTGATTTTCTATCTATTCAACCTGACATAGCTTCTAATGGAACTGCACCAGTTTTATTTGAATTTAATCAGAATATATTAACGATTTTTTATACAAAACTAAATGCACAAATTAAATCTATACTTAATGGTATTGATAATCATATTCAAGATAGCATCATAATTGATTACTGTTATTTAAATTCTCAAATTTTAAATGTAAACAATAAAAATATTAGTTTAGAAATACAGCAAGGAAAATTATGTTTAAATATTGATAATGGCTCCTATGTAGAGACTGTAGTGATACCACCTGTTGACGCTACCGATTTCATCCCTTGGGATGTCGATGATTTCATAGCAGATGACGTACTAGCTGAAATTGATGAAACAGCAGTTAGACAACTTAGATTTAAAGCAATTTTCAACAAAACTCATATCAGCAACGAAAACTTATATTGGGACGCTCTTGTTTATCTAAATCACATACAATTCATTCATGAAACAGCAAATGTTGTGTGTTCTTGCATGGTACCACTAAAACAAAATATAAACAGGAGAGACTGTTTTCGCTTTGACATACATGAAAATGTTATCGAAATCGCTAATAGTTTTAAGTACAGAAAAATGACAATCATGCTAGACTATGGCATAAAAAAGGCATTAATCAATCTGGACAACAATGTTTATATACTTACATCAGGTATTAAAAAAGAGTTTTCTGGTTGTTATGGCAGTTGGACTTGCTATGGTGGCATACATCACACTAAAGGTTATTTTGTAAATAAGAGAGATTTTTGTAGAGCATTAGAATATTTTGCCATTACTGGCTCAGAATATGTAAATTTAAACTTTCAAAGCAACAGAGTAGATATTAAAAGTGCTGATCAAGAAGTTGCAAACATTATTACCATTCGATATCAAGGTACCGTCAGTCGTAGTTACTGTTTAGCAGCAACAATTTTATTGAACATATTAAAGTTAGTTGATGCTGATGAAGTATGTTTTTATATACCCGCTATAGATGAAATTTCTTCTCATGAATTACCCAATCTTGCTTATATAGGACATCTACACTATATAAATCCTTTGCACTCAAGATATTTTGTTTGGTATTCTATATTTGAAGCAATTGAGCTATCTGATGAAGTTCGCAACTCCAATCAAGTCTTGCATGAAGCAGAAGCTCCTATGGAATTCAAACCCATTTATTGGAAGATAAAGGAAGGAAAAAACTGGGATAAGTTGTCGTCTTCACACATCCTAGAAGCAGTACAAGAAGAAGAAAACCAGAAATTTTGTCAGCTTCAGCTTAAGATAATTCCTCCATCCGACCAGGAATAGATAGCATTCATAGTTTTTTGTATAAACTTTTTCAGAAATACCCTTGCTATTCAAGAAACGAGGTGTTACCTTGTAGAGACTAAGGGAAAAGATGTATACACAAACTAATCCCTTGCAAAACTTATAACTAAACCCTGACCGGGGAATTCCTGGCCAGGGTTTTTGGTTTTTTAGGAGGATTATGGCTACGACAAAAGAAACTCTTGAGCATCAACTAAACATAAGACTATCTGAAGAAGAAAAACAAGCCTTGGAAATGGTTGCTCAAGCTACTGGACAAAGCAAAACGGCTTTAGCTCGTTCTTTGATTAAACCGACATTATTAGCAGCTATGTCTGTTATGCAGTTGCAAAATGTTGGGCTAAGTAGCTAAATTTTTATTTTTACTACTTAGCTTCGTGGGTGATGCATGGTGCCAGACTAGTCTCCTAAACTGCGTGCTGGAGGGTTCAATTCCCTCATCATCCAACATGATATTTATAACACTATATGCTAAAAAAATCCGACTATTGCCTTTCTTTACAATTAGTCTTTTAGTTTTGAATTTAATTTAAATCAGCTAATTGCAACGCCTATGCAGCTTGATTAGGTTGCGCCTTGGCTCTACGCTTAAAGTATTCAATATCGATAACTTTAGAGTTTTGCGCTACTTCCCAAATTTCATTAACAATATCTTGTAAAGCAGGAACGACTAATAGTGTATATTGTCCTACTCCTTTACCTTGGCGATCTGCAATTTTAAGTGCTGAAATTCTTTCAGTAAAGTTCGACCAATTGTAATCTATCCAAAAAACTTCATCATTAAGAGCTACTATCTGCTTATCTCTTAAGCTTTTGTCAATTTGATATTCTTCAAAGTAATCCAGGATCTTTCTAATGACTTGGAGTGATGTCGTCTCCCTGAGATTGCGTATTGCTCTAACTTCTAAAA
This window of the Nostoc sp. HK-01 genome carries:
- the comM gene encoding competence protein ComM translates to MLARRLSGILPPLEFSEALEVTRIHSVAGLLKNRGSLVRDRPFRSPHHSASGPSLVGGGSFPRPGEISLSHRGILFLDELTEFKRDVLEFLRQPLEDGYVTISRTKQSVVFPAQFTLVASTNPCPCGYYGDTIQQCTCSPRQREQYWAKLSGPLMDRIDLQVAVNRLKPEEITQQPTGESSKSVRERVQQARDRSIHRFQTETNLRCNAQMQSRHLPLWCKLDDASRSLLEAAINKLGLSARASDRILKVARTIADLAGEDDLQSHHVAEAIQYRTIDRML
- a CDS encoding integrase family protein; amino-acid sequence: MKVQRVRIPNSDKITWTVLGTDYLPVAPIEQFLRYLESVERSPNTIRSYAHHLKLYWEYLQAHNLDWTQMGVIELAEFMAWLRSPNPQGVLSIQEQEAKRTESTVNLILTSICMLYDFHEKTGKVPYIPLYRSQVMPGRKYKGFLHHITKSKLVRTRLLKLKEPKRLPKTLSPEQVEELINSCTRLRDKFLLCLLHESGMRIGQALGLRHEDIHSWDNLIKVTPKDNNANGARAKTKSSYNLHVSKELMGLYSKYLQDEFMEILGNDLSDYVFVNLWDGRIGSPMTYSNVMDLFNRLKRKTGIAVHPHMFRHTHATELIRQGVGMAYVQKRLDHASIQTTFNTYVHVNDEDMKRELSQYLNNGYDTESADNSDTE
- a CDS encoding integrase family protein, which produces MDMIQNQQTIQTQNKVYKFVNCPRCKSTSFRKNGKNPSGTQIYKCSQCGRTFTPDAPNLIQENHEIDVNPKSEYSKDIWDCRALGVEGGVGKSSYKLNFIPIKQKWLKETAKTYLKVCLSSITFASVQEKLYSIRKLSKFLAENYPDITPENIDRDIITEYTIYLAGQKLASSTRYKCISDAKLLFDAAYQYQWLDVRRYLVRPEDFPKKEKRLPRYIPEEVMQQLNQYLDDLAEPIMRMVLVLQECGMRISELVNLNFDCLLQDKTGDWFLKYYQFKMKKEITIPISRELVRVIQEQQRYIRQHFTQKEFNCLFCANVGAVRPNFIPSPRVMMRKTLPNHLNRLAKRRNICDNSGNLWHFQNHAFRHTVGTRMINNGVPQHIVQRYLGHESPNMTSVYAHIHDQTMKEEIAKFQGKVVNVVGQVVEPNDVQADISDLQWFKRNIQAQALPNGSCALPIISQGCPHANACLTCTHFRTTAEYLSEHRQQLDQTNQLLQKAEANGWVRQVEMNQKVKSNLEKIIETLEADSNDG
- a CDS encoding KilA-like protein yields the protein MGEFSHLKLLNATKYFIMTLTKISYELYGIIVQQRICDGYVNATQLCKAHKEITGEEKLPKYWLILESTKDILIKLSEIVSMPVESLVEVTQGKYGGTWLHPRLVVRFTMWLNNDFSLQVEDWVQKWFSAEQKPVQISFSELNSLMGLLDTAIQAAEMTHTILHGLTYFLNRARENLETIRSLEDAETIVNNSIYQQQIEKAENRLYNLADRVEKLRLMNSSQKNEVIHTINLDINDYQKSKESVLDICSQTHKSKILDFLSIQPDIASNGTAPVLFEFNQNILTIFYTKLNAQIKSILNGIDNHIQDSIIIDYCYLNSQILNVNNKNISLEIQQGKLCLNIDNGSYVETVVIPPVDATDFIPWDVDDFIADDVLAEIDETAVRQLRFKAIFNKTHISNENLYWDALVYLNHIQFIHETANVVCSCMVPLKQNINRRDCFRFDIHENVIEIANSFKYRKMTIMLDYGIKKALINLDNNVYILTSGIKKEFSGCYGSWTCYGGIHHTKGYFVNKRDFCRALEYFAITGSEYVNLNFQSNRVDIKSADQEVANIITIRYQGTVSRSYCLAATILLNILKLVDADEVCFYIPAIDEISSHELPNLAYIGHLHYINPLHSRYFVWYSIFEAIELSDEVRNSNQVLHEAEAPMEFKPIYWKIKEGKNWDKLSSSHILEAVQEEENQKFCQLQLKIIPPSDQE